The following proteins are co-located in the Synechococcus sp. PROS-U-1 genome:
- a CDS encoding TIGR03643 family protein, translated as MTTLPIDDLDRIIEMAWEDRTPFEAIEFQFGLSEPQVIAVMRQHLKSSSFKLWRRRVSGRKTKHAATSRSERFRASCHK; from the coding sequence GTGACAACCCTCCCCATCGACGATCTGGATCGGATCATTGAAATGGCCTGGGAGGACCGCACGCCCTTTGAGGCGATTGAATTTCAGTTCGGACTCTCCGAGCCGCAGGTCATTGCTGTGATGCGTCAGCACCTGAAATCGTCGTCGTTCAAGCTCTGGCGCCGACGGGTGAGCGGCCGCAAAACCAAACATGCCGCAACCAGCCGGTCCGAGCGTTTCCGGGCCAGCTGTCATAAGTGA
- a CDS encoding N-acetylmuramoyl-L-alanine amidase, which yields MVRDRLSRCWSGLRCRVQQHRGLSITAAAAGSLALGLVGWVLVDQGGLSHAGVRPSLMELLDQVGRERGRQLEENPSSSVPLPPKSRSWRSPLARQCSDVDTALRSRLNQLDARSSSWRAFVKIDPTNFGDRYGEDAFGRRIDATPRVVVLHETVYSLSSALNTFMTPHPRDEDQVSYHTLVGQDGRVVDLVDPLNRAYGAGFSAFLGEWAITNKKLKGSVNNFALHLSLETPPSGANASASHAGYTTQQYDALALVLSGWIRSFNLPPAAITTHRHVDLGGERGDPRSFDWSKLQVRLAALGDLCVS from the coding sequence ATGGTTCGAGATCGTTTAAGTCGTTGTTGGAGCGGTCTGCGGTGCCGCGTCCAGCAGCATCGGGGGCTCTCGATCACTGCAGCAGCAGCAGGGTCCTTGGCTCTCGGACTGGTGGGCTGGGTGTTAGTGGATCAGGGTGGGCTGTCCCATGCAGGGGTTCGTCCGTCCTTGATGGAGCTGCTCGACCAGGTGGGGAGGGAACGCGGTCGCCAATTGGAAGAAAACCCCTCCTCTTCGGTGCCGTTACCTCCGAAGTCCCGCTCGTGGCGCTCTCCATTGGCCCGTCAGTGCTCTGATGTCGACACCGCGCTGCGATCCCGTCTGAACCAACTCGATGCTCGGTCGAGCTCCTGGCGGGCGTTCGTGAAGATCGACCCCACCAATTTTGGTGATCGCTACGGCGAAGACGCCTTCGGTCGTCGGATTGACGCCACTCCCAGGGTGGTGGTGCTGCACGAGACGGTTTACTCGCTCAGTTCTGCCTTGAACACCTTTATGACGCCCCATCCTCGGGACGAGGATCAGGTGAGCTATCACACCCTTGTGGGGCAGGACGGTCGCGTCGTTGATCTGGTGGACCCGTTGAATCGCGCCTACGGCGCTGGATTTTCTGCCTTTCTCGGTGAGTGGGCGATCACGAACAAGAAGCTCAAGGGATCCGTGAACAATTTCGCGCTGCATCTGAGCTTGGAAACACCACCCTCAGGCGCGAATGCAAGTGCATCCCATGCGGGTTACACCACCCAGCAATACGACGCGCTGGCCTTGGTGCTGTCGGGTTGGATCCGTTCCTTCAATCTGCCTCCCGCAGCGATCACGACCCATCGTCATGTCGATCTGGGCGGTGAACGGGGTGATCCGCGCAGTTTTGACTGGTCCAAGTTGCAGGTGCGGCTGGCTGCACTAGGAGACCTCTGTGTGTCCTGA
- a CDS encoding M61 family metallopeptidase, whose product MSEPVQIRLDLSHPETQTIGVSMYWTPQTRRQTFQLPVWTPGSYTVRDHAQHLHSLQLLAAGRSLPLRRLAPHQWVSDLPDLSPLTLTYQLEARDLTVRTGLLDPDFASLCLAAVAMDIDGCRWSSHHVDVAAPDHWSVHLPLDTTADGWIAADFDALVDSPLHAGPFQAEPFIVESCSHELLLIGAPPMGWPPNFLSDIERVCSATCRLMGTAPPAGDRYQLVLQLLDQGYGGLEHDHSAVLQFSWSALAKPKGYRQLLQLIGHEYLHQWNVRRLRPVELRPYDYGQAVITEGLWFAEGITSYYDLSLPLLAGCSDRPTLLKDLGEELSSVLMSPGCSVQSLADSAREAWIKLYKATPASRDSQISYYRLGAAVAFCLDVRLRQRGHSMAAILRELWLGHGRQARGYSRHDIKAALAPWDADLPADLDQWLDQPEALPLIDCVEALGLRMDPVPLKHPDHGLTLKDGEGAALIQRVRRQSPGQRAGLVVGDELLAINGYRVRRSSDLGPLLEQQNCVIVTYARRSRIKETQLFPDKGVDHWSLDWDPGCTTEQRQLRDRWFEIV is encoded by the coding sequence GTGTCAGAGCCGGTTCAGATCAGGCTCGATCTGAGCCATCCCGAAACGCAGACCATCGGTGTGTCCATGTATTGGACACCCCAGACCCGGCGTCAGACCTTCCAACTTCCGGTTTGGACGCCGGGGTCGTACACGGTTCGCGATCACGCTCAGCACCTTCACAGCTTGCAGCTCCTGGCCGCCGGACGCTCCCTTCCGTTGCGCCGCTTGGCCCCCCACCAGTGGGTCTCTGATCTGCCGGATCTGAGCCCGCTCACCCTCACCTATCAGCTTGAGGCACGGGACCTGACCGTTCGCACCGGGTTGCTCGATCCTGATTTCGCTTCGCTCTGCCTCGCCGCTGTGGCGATGGATATCGATGGCTGCCGCTGGTCATCGCACCACGTTGACGTGGCTGCACCGGATCACTGGAGCGTGCATCTGCCGCTCGATACGACTGCTGATGGGTGGATTGCAGCGGATTTCGATGCCCTTGTGGACAGTCCGCTCCATGCAGGGCCTTTTCAAGCCGAACCCTTCATCGTTGAAAGCTGCAGCCATGAGCTGCTGCTGATCGGCGCTCCACCGATGGGTTGGCCGCCAAACTTTTTATCCGACATCGAGCGGGTTTGCAGTGCGACCTGTCGCTTGATGGGAACGGCTCCTCCAGCGGGAGATCGTTATCAGCTGGTTCTGCAACTGCTCGATCAGGGTTATGGCGGCCTTGAGCACGATCACAGTGCAGTGCTGCAGTTCAGCTGGTCAGCTCTTGCCAAGCCCAAGGGCTACCGGCAGCTGCTGCAGTTGATCGGCCATGAATATCTGCACCAGTGGAATGTGCGTCGGCTGCGGCCCGTCGAACTCCGTCCCTACGACTATGGGCAGGCGGTGATCACCGAGGGGCTTTGGTTTGCCGAGGGGATCACCAGTTACTACGACCTCAGCCTGCCGCTGCTGGCGGGGTGTTCGGATCGCCCCACCCTGCTCAAGGATCTGGGAGAGGAGCTCTCTAGCGTGTTGATGTCACCTGGATGCTCCGTTCAATCGCTGGCGGACAGCGCCCGTGAGGCGTGGATCAAGCTCTACAAGGCGACGCCAGCATCGCGGGACAGCCAGATCAGCTACTACCGCCTGGGTGCTGCGGTGGCCTTCTGCCTGGATGTGCGGTTGCGGCAGCGCGGCCACTCCATGGCTGCCATTCTGCGGGAGCTATGGCTGGGCCATGGCCGTCAGGCCCGTGGCTACAGCCGCCATGACATCAAGGCCGCCTTGGCGCCATGGGATGCCGACCTACCGGCTGATCTGGATCAATGGCTGGATCAGCCCGAGGCCCTTCCTTTGATCGATTGTGTGGAGGCCCTCGGGCTTCGGATGGATCCGGTTCCTCTCAAGCATCCAGACCATGGCCTCACCCTCAAGGATGGAGAGGGTGCCGCCTTGATACAGCGGGTGAGGCGGCAAAGCCCCGGCCAACGGGCTGGGCTTGTGGTCGGCGATGAGCTGCTCGCGATCAATGGCTATCGGGTGCGTCGCAGCAGCGATCTCGGGCCTCTGTTGGAACAGCAGAACTGCGTGATCGTCACCTACGCACGGCGCAGCCGAATCAAGGAGACCCAGTTGTTTCCTGACAAAGGTGTGGACCATTGGTCGTTGGATTGGGATCCTGGGTGCACAACAGAACAGCGGCAATTGCGGGATCGATGGTTCGAGATCGTTTAA
- a CDS encoding DUF1257 domain-containing protein, producing MSHLSILPTVFTDLERLVHALRDEGFSVERRTELNGFADDSHSVDVLAVHGRAMPLGWTQHEDGTIVMHGDIQRISRHPGFKQRLQRVTRRYALLHAMDQVRLGSLGSADLILQTN from the coding sequence ATGTCCCATCTCTCCATCCTGCCGACTGTCTTCACCGATCTCGAGCGCTTGGTGCATGCCCTGCGGGATGAGGGCTTCAGTGTTGAGAGAAGGACCGAATTGAACGGTTTTGCCGACGACTCCCACTCCGTTGACGTGCTCGCCGTGCACGGCAGGGCCATGCCCCTGGGTTGGACCCAGCATGAGGACGGCACGATCGTGATGCATGGCGATATCCAACGGATCAGTCGGCATCCCGGCTTTAAGCAGCGCTTGCAGCGGGTGACCCGCCGCTACGCCCTACTCCACGCCATGGACCAAGTGCGTCTTGGTTCACTGGGATCTGCCGACCTGATCCTGCAGACCAACTGA
- the purN gene encoding phosphoribosylglycinamide formyltransferase, which translates to MASGNGSNFEAMAQAIQAGDLRARIHRLVVNNPGCGAQQRAERLGIPVSVLDHRVLKDRRELDTELVRLFRSDQVEVVVMAGWMRIVTDVLIGGYAGRLINIHPSLLPSFRGMDAVGQALKAGVKLTGCTVHIVTEELDAGPILAQAAVPVLDSDDHATLAKRIQEQEHQLLPAALAGLSPTWRQG; encoded by the coding sequence ATGGCATCAGGAAACGGCAGCAATTTCGAGGCCATGGCCCAAGCGATCCAAGCGGGGGATCTCCGGGCGCGCATCCATCGGCTGGTCGTCAACAATCCGGGCTGTGGAGCTCAACAACGCGCAGAACGTCTCGGGATCCCTGTGTCGGTCCTTGACCATCGCGTGCTCAAGGATCGACGCGAGTTGGACACCGAGCTGGTGCGTCTGTTTCGTTCCGATCAGGTGGAGGTCGTGGTGATGGCTGGTTGGATGCGGATCGTCACCGATGTCCTAATCGGCGGCTATGCGGGGCGCTTGATCAACATCCACCCGTCGCTGCTGCCCAGCTTTCGCGGCATGGATGCCGTGGGTCAGGCTTTAAAAGCCGGTGTGAAACTCACAGGCTGCACCGTGCACATCGTCACTGAGGAGCTGGATGCTGGCCCAATCTTGGCCCAGGCCGCCGTCCCCGTCCTCGATAGTGATGATCATGCAACGCTCGCCAAACGGATCCAGGAGCAGGAGCATCAGCTGCTGCCCGCTGCCCTTGCTGGCTTAAGCCCGACCTGGCGTCAGGGATAG
- the argC gene encoding N-acetyl-gamma-glutamyl-phosphate reductase → MATVKGGRVAVIGASGYGGLQTIRLLQGHPGLSVSFLGGERSAGQRWSSVCSFLPLPDDPTVESADPDRIAACSDFAVLSLPNGLACQLAPQLLERGVRVVDLSADFRYRSLDQWLQVYAKEAGTLNRNDADLCSSAVYGLPEWNAPAIGDATLVAAPGCFPTASLLPLLPFLKQGLIETNGIVIDAKTGTSGGGRVPKEAMLLAEASESIAPYGVIGHRHTSEIEQMATEVAGQEVRLQFTPHLVPMVRGLLSTVYARLRDPGLTAEDCTTVLDAIYRHHPCVEVLPVGTYPATKWARHTNRALLSVQVDIRTGQLVLMSAIDNLIKGQAGQGVQCLNLMAGLAPETGLPLQSFYP, encoded by the coding sequence ATGGCAACGGTGAAGGGCGGGCGGGTTGCTGTGATCGGCGCCTCCGGCTATGGAGGTCTGCAGACCATCCGCCTGTTGCAGGGGCACCCTGGACTTTCCGTCAGTTTTCTTGGCGGTGAACGCAGTGCAGGTCAACGCTGGAGTTCCGTTTGTTCTTTCCTTCCCCTGCCGGATGACCCGACGGTGGAATCGGCGGACCCGGACCGGATTGCGGCTTGTTCCGATTTTGCCGTTCTCAGCCTTCCCAACGGATTGGCCTGCCAGTTGGCGCCGCAACTCTTGGAGCGTGGTGTACGGGTTGTGGACCTCTCCGCTGACTTCCGCTACCGCTCCCTCGACCAGTGGCTTCAGGTGTATGCCAAGGAGGCCGGAACTCTCAACCGAAACGATGCTGACCTTTGCAGCAGCGCTGTGTATGGCCTGCCGGAGTGGAATGCCCCTGCGATCGGCGATGCGACGTTGGTGGCGGCACCAGGATGCTTCCCAACAGCCAGCCTTCTGCCCCTGCTCCCCTTCCTCAAGCAGGGTCTGATTGAGACAAACGGCATCGTCATTGATGCCAAGACCGGTACGTCCGGCGGTGGTCGGGTGCCGAAGGAGGCGATGCTGCTTGCGGAAGCCTCGGAATCCATCGCGCCCTACGGCGTGATTGGCCATCGTCACACCTCAGAGATCGAACAGATGGCGACGGAGGTGGCTGGTCAGGAGGTGCGGCTTCAGTTCACGCCGCACCTGGTGCCAATGGTGCGTGGTCTGCTTTCCACGGTCTATGCCCGATTGCGTGACCCCGGGCTCACTGCAGAGGATTGCACCACCGTTTTGGACGCGATCTATCGCCACCACCCCTGTGTTGAGGTGCTTCCTGTGGGCACCTACCCCGCCACCAAATGGGCCCGCCACACGAACCGCGCCCTGCTCTCTGTTCAGGTGGACATCCGCACGGGACAACTCGTGTTGATGAGTGCCATTGACAACCTAATCAAAGGCCAAGCGGGGCAGGGTGTGCAGTGCCTCAATCTGATGGCTGGCCTCGCACCGGAGACGGGGCTGCCCCTGCAGTCGTTCTATCCCTGA
- the ribBA gene encoding bifunctional 3,4-dihydroxy-2-butanone-4-phosphate synthase/GTP cyclohydrolase II: MAFDAISDALAAIRNGECVVVVDDEQRENEGDLICAAQFATPEAINFMATEARGLICLAMEGKRLDELDLPLMVDRNTDANETAFTVSIDAGIEHGVTTGISAEDRAATIQVALNPATRPAELRRPGHIFPLRARPGGVLKRAGHTEAAVDLSQLAGLSPSGVICEIQNSDGSMARLPELRSYADRWGLKLISIADLIRYRLENERFVRRLAQAQMPSRFGTFQAVGYRNELDGSEHVALIKGEPNALREPVLVRMHSECLTGDAFGSLRCDCRPQLEAALCQIEAEGEGVVVYLRQEGRGIGLINKLKAYSLQEAGLDTVEANERLGFPADLRNYGVGAQILSDLGIHRLRLLTNNPRKIAGLGGYGLQVEERVPLVMDPGAHNADYLAAKREKLGHLFESESPCVVLALAVNVGPESWPTIRLEVERIAQTHGFSLEALHEPRLLALWDRPQFVWKLIPDGGDAGPLLQSVAALAATERVGLMRVPTERMALHPPQTLERVEHQLNELIDMSSGGLIENGPSLLHWT; encoded by the coding sequence ATTGCGTTCGATGCCATCAGCGATGCCCTTGCGGCGATCCGAAATGGTGAGTGCGTTGTCGTGGTGGACGACGAACAACGGGAAAACGAAGGAGATCTGATCTGCGCAGCCCAGTTCGCGACCCCTGAAGCGATCAATTTCATGGCGACAGAGGCGCGGGGCCTCATCTGTCTCGCCATGGAGGGGAAACGTCTCGATGAGCTTGATCTGCCGCTCATGGTGGATCGCAATACCGATGCCAACGAAACAGCCTTCACGGTGAGCATCGATGCAGGCATTGAGCATGGGGTGACCACCGGAATCTCCGCTGAAGACCGTGCCGCCACGATTCAAGTGGCACTCAATCCAGCCACCCGCCCAGCTGAACTGCGCCGACCGGGGCACATCTTCCCCCTGCGCGCTCGTCCTGGCGGCGTGCTGAAGCGCGCTGGCCACACTGAAGCGGCCGTCGACCTGTCTCAGCTTGCCGGGCTCAGCCCCTCTGGGGTGATCTGCGAAATCCAGAACAGCGACGGCTCAATGGCCCGCCTGCCGGAGCTCCGCAGCTACGCCGATCGCTGGGGTTTGAAGCTGATCAGCATCGCGGATCTGATCCGTTACCGGTTGGAGAACGAGCGATTTGTGCGCCGGCTGGCCCAGGCACAGATGCCGAGCCGCTTCGGCACCTTTCAGGCGGTGGGCTATCGCAACGAACTTGATGGGTCAGAACACGTTGCGCTGATCAAAGGCGAACCGAACGCTTTGCGTGAGCCGGTGCTGGTTCGCATGCATTCCGAATGCCTCACCGGTGATGCCTTCGGTTCACTGCGCTGTGATTGCCGGCCCCAGCTGGAGGCAGCCCTGTGCCAGATCGAAGCGGAGGGCGAGGGTGTTGTTGTTTATCTACGTCAGGAAGGCCGTGGCATCGGTCTGATCAACAAGTTGAAGGCCTACAGCCTCCAAGAAGCGGGTTTAGACACCGTTGAAGCCAATGAACGCCTTGGCTTTCCAGCAGACCTCCGCAACTACGGCGTCGGTGCTCAGATCCTCTCCGACCTCGGCATCCATCGGCTTCGCCTGCTCACGAACAACCCTCGCAAAATCGCCGGACTCGGAGGCTATGGCCTTCAGGTGGAGGAGCGCGTGCCGCTGGTGATGGACCCTGGCGCCCACAACGCTGACTATCTGGCTGCCAAGCGGGAAAAGCTCGGGCATCTGTTCGAATCCGAGAGCCCTTGTGTGGTTCTGGCTCTAGCGGTGAACGTCGGCCCGGAAAGCTGGCCCACCATTCGTCTTGAAGTGGAAAGGATCGCCCAGACCCATGGCTTCAGCCTCGAGGCCCTGCATGAACCGCGACTCTTAGCGCTCTGGGATCGGCCTCAGTTCGTCTGGAAACTGATCCCCGATGGTGGTGATGCAGGGCCCCTGCTGCAAAGCGTTGCCGCGCTGGCCGCCACAGAACGTGTGGGGCTGATGCGTGTTCCCACCGAACGGATGGCACTGCACCCACCCCAGACCCTGGAGCGGGTGGAGCATCAGCTCAATGAGCTGATCGACATGAGCAGTGGTGGATTGATCGAAAACGGTCCATCACTGCTGCACTGGACCTGA
- a CDS encoding peptidylprolyl isomerase encodes MTKALMDTDAGLIELELFEADAPNTVANFVKLVKDGFYDGLAFHRVIPGFMAQGGCPNSREGARGMAGTGGPGYEIDCEINPQKHQSGTLAMAHAGRNTGGSQFYICHEAQPHLDGVHTVFGHTGNMDVVLKLSNGSRINKVTIQEG; translated from the coding sequence ATGACCAAGGCCCTGATGGACACCGATGCTGGCCTGATCGAGCTCGAGCTGTTCGAGGCCGATGCCCCGAACACCGTCGCCAACTTCGTGAAGCTGGTGAAGGATGGCTTTTACGACGGCTTGGCCTTTCATCGGGTGATCCCAGGCTTCATGGCCCAGGGTGGTTGCCCCAACAGCCGTGAGGGCGCCCGTGGCATGGCTGGAACCGGTGGCCCTGGATATGAGATCGATTGCGAGATCAACCCGCAGAAGCACCAGTCCGGCACCCTCGCCATGGCCCACGCCGGCCGCAACACCGGTGGTTCTCAGTTCTACATCTGCCATGAGGCCCAGCCCCATCTCGATGGCGTGCACACGGTCTTCGGCCACACCGGCAACATGGACGTGGTGCTGAAGCTCTCCAACGGCTCCCGGATCAACAAGGTGACGATCCAGGAAGGCTGA
- the mtnP gene encoding S-methyl-5'-thioadenosine phosphorylase produces MVARAKLECRERSGMADLQGGRVGVIGGSGLYSIPGLRQVEERTIKTPFGAPSDELRLGELEGVQTVFLARHGRHHQLLPSEVPYRANIWAMRSLGVRWLISLSAVGSLQEHLHPRDMVVPDQFIDRTRQRPASFFGNGCVAHVSLAEPFCPQLSSLLADAAEQGLPEGRQLHRGGIYLCMEGPAFSTQAESKLYRSWGCSVIGMTNHTEARLAREAELAYASLSMVTDFDCWHDGHDAVSVEMVIGNLQANASATEPILSGLMKRLKQEPPASPAHKALANALITPKEQVPAQTRSNLDLFTAPYWGSFDQASFS; encoded by the coding sequence ATGGTGGCGCGAGCAAAATTGGAGTGTAGAGAGAGGAGTGGCATGGCCGATCTTCAGGGAGGGCGCGTCGGCGTCATCGGAGGCAGCGGCCTGTATTCGATTCCAGGCTTGCGCCAGGTGGAGGAACGCACGATCAAAACCCCATTCGGAGCTCCATCCGATGAACTACGACTTGGAGAGCTGGAGGGAGTTCAGACCGTCTTCTTGGCTCGCCACGGCCGGCATCACCAGCTGCTTCCCAGTGAAGTTCCCTACCGGGCCAACATCTGGGCGATGCGTTCGCTGGGGGTGCGCTGGTTGATCTCCCTCTCCGCGGTTGGATCGCTCCAGGAACATCTGCATCCGCGGGACATGGTGGTGCCGGATCAGTTCATCGACCGCACGCGGCAACGGCCCGCCAGTTTCTTCGGGAACGGCTGCGTCGCCCACGTCAGCCTCGCCGAACCGTTCTGTCCTCAGTTGAGTTCGCTTCTGGCCGATGCCGCCGAGCAAGGCTTGCCGGAGGGGCGACAACTGCACCGCGGTGGGATCTATCTGTGCATGGAGGGTCCCGCCTTTTCAACTCAGGCAGAGAGCAAGCTCTACCGGTCTTGGGGCTGTTCCGTCATCGGGATGACGAACCACACTGAGGCCCGCCTGGCACGGGAAGCCGAGTTGGCCTATGCCTCCCTGAGCATGGTCACCGACTTCGACTGCTGGCATGACGGCCATGACGCCGTCTCGGTGGAGATGGTGATCGGCAACCTCCAGGCCAATGCCTCGGCCACCGAACCGATCCTGAGTGGATTGATGAAGCGGCTCAAGCAGGAGCCTCCCGCTTCGCCTGCCCACAAAGCTCTTGCCAATGCCCTGATTACCCCCAAGGAGCAGGTTCCTGCCCAAACTCGCTCGAACCTCGATCTGTTCACAGCCCCTTACTGGGGATCGTTCGATCAGGCCTCCTTCAGCTGA
- the murQ gene encoding N-acetylmuramic acid 6-phosphate etherase, translating into MAVFDPDLQPSSDRGHLLTEQSNQRSSRLDQLDTLALVALFADEDRRPQQAVAEATPALAEAVDAISERLRLGGRLFYLGAGTSGRLGVLDAAECPPTFCSDPEQVQGVLAGGSAALLRSSEGLEDVEDAGRADLEERGFCAKDCLVGIAAGGTTPYVRGGLAFAKSVGALAIAMACVPTEQAPLPCDIDIRLLTGPELLTGSTRMKAGTATKLALNTLSTAVMVKLGKVFGNRMVDVAASNSKLVDRSLRILRDLAGVERGRGLMLLEDAGGSVKLALLMAAADLSVDQASDLLQKHDQQLRSALAACGAQLTDLS; encoded by the coding sequence ATGGCCGTGTTTGACCCCGATCTGCAGCCCTCCAGCGACCGTGGCCACCTGCTCACCGAGCAGAGCAACCAGCGCAGTTCACGGTTGGATCAATTGGACACCCTCGCGCTGGTCGCTCTTTTTGCGGATGAGGATCGACGCCCCCAGCAGGCTGTCGCTGAGGCGACTCCTGCCCTTGCCGAGGCTGTCGATGCCATCTCTGAGCGTCTTCGTCTTGGCGGTCGTCTTTTTTACCTCGGTGCTGGCACCTCAGGACGGTTAGGGGTGTTGGATGCCGCGGAGTGCCCACCCACCTTCTGCAGTGATCCTGAGCAGGTGCAGGGCGTGCTTGCTGGTGGTTCCGCAGCTCTGTTGCGCAGTTCCGAAGGGCTCGAGGACGTGGAGGATGCCGGCCGCGCCGACCTGGAGGAGCGGGGATTTTGTGCCAAGGATTGCCTCGTGGGGATCGCCGCGGGGGGCACCACGCCTTACGTGCGCGGCGGCCTGGCTTTTGCAAAAAGCGTGGGTGCTCTGGCGATTGCTATGGCCTGCGTTCCGACTGAGCAGGCTCCCCTCCCCTGTGATATCGACATTCGTCTGCTCACCGGCCCAGAGCTGCTGACGGGATCCACTCGGATGAAGGCCGGAACGGCCACAAAACTGGCTTTGAACACCCTGTCGACCGCCGTGATGGTGAAACTCGGCAAGGTCTTTGGGAATCGGATGGTGGATGTGGCCGCAAGCAACAGCAAGCTGGTCGACCGATCGCTGCGGATCCTTCGAGATCTGGCAGGTGTTGAGCGAGGGCGGGGGCTGATGCTGTTGGAGGACGCCGGCGGTTCAGTGAAGCTTGCTCTGTTGATGGCGGCCGCTGACCTGTCTGTTGACCAGGCCAGTGACCTGCTTCAGAAGCATGACCAGCAGCTGCGGTCGGCACTCGCCGCCTGCGGAGCTCAGCTGACGGACCTCAGCTGA
- a CDS encoding DUF3110 domain-containing protein, which produces MRVHVLLFDAGTDSEGIHSLEIAGRTVVLLFENPDDAERYAGLLEAQDFPVPTVEALDREDVDLFCREAGYEARLIESGFVPSNDEERLFMAPPQSNRDVSNWQDDASPDEQAPEPARQGLETEPESNPELDELRRRLEGLL; this is translated from the coding sequence ATGCGCGTCCACGTCCTGCTCTTTGATGCCGGTACGGATAGCGAAGGCATCCACTCGCTTGAAATCGCTGGACGGACTGTGGTTCTTTTGTTTGAGAATCCAGATGATGCCGAGCGTTATGCCGGCCTTCTGGAGGCTCAGGACTTTCCGGTTCCCACCGTGGAAGCCCTGGACCGTGAGGACGTTGATCTGTTCTGCCGTGAGGCCGGTTACGAGGCCCGCCTGATCGAGTCGGGCTTTGTGCCGAGCAATGACGAGGAACGACTGTTCATGGCGCCGCCGCAGAGCAACCGCGATGTGAGCAACTGGCAGGACGATGCCAGTCCTGATGAACAGGCCCCTGAGCCAGCGCGACAGGGATTGGAAACCGAGCCGGAGTCGAATCCTGAACTCGATGAACTGCGTCGGCGGCTGGAGGGTCTGCTCTGA
- a CDS encoding DnaJ domain-containing protein, translating into MTSTAEPDYWSLLGVDPDCTDQQLKRAFRREARRWHPDLNSNDPVAEERFKLVNEAYAVLSDPRRRDVWQRGGGAATDVADPFAQGFPDFETYLDVIFGGGSARSAADSDMEPDPPSRSDDSRSSDPPVSAPPPPPPVRAVEDLESVVHLSPDQALQGTLVELTLGDGTMIELNTPPFAGDGWRLRLEGVAPGGRDHFLQLRVVTEDGLRIDGLRVLYKLLLFPPDAALGCAVDVPTLDGPVTLQVPPGSSSGRLLRLRGRGLQVEDERGDQLVEIVVVIPSDLGDAERALYRRLQELASESEQVG; encoded by the coding sequence ATGACATCTACCGCTGAGCCTGATTACTGGTCTTTGCTGGGGGTTGATCCCGACTGCACAGACCAGCAGCTGAAACGGGCGTTTCGCCGCGAAGCACGCCGTTGGCATCCGGATCTGAACAGCAACGATCCCGTTGCTGAGGAGCGCTTCAAACTGGTCAATGAGGCCTATGCGGTGCTCAGCGATCCCCGCCGCCGCGATGTCTGGCAACGGGGCGGTGGTGCAGCCACGGATGTTGCTGATCCCTTTGCGCAAGGGTTCCCCGATTTCGAGACGTATCTCGATGTGATTTTTGGTGGGGGCTCAGCGCGATCGGCGGCTGATTCCGACATGGAGCCGGATCCACCCTCCCGGAGTGATGACTCCAGAAGCAGTGACCCACCGGTGTCGGCACCGCCGCCGCCGCCGCCGGTGCGTGCTGTTGAGGATCTCGAATCGGTGGTTCATCTCTCCCCTGATCAGGCCCTCCAGGGAACCCTGGTGGAGCTGACGCTCGGCGACGGCACGATGATCGAGTTGAACACTCCCCCCTTTGCGGGTGACGGCTGGCGTCTTCGGCTGGAAGGCGTCGCCCCCGGTGGCCGTGATCATTTTCTGCAGCTCCGGGTTGTGACCGAGGACGGGCTGCGGATTGATGGTCTGCGCGTGCTTTACAAGCTGCTGTTGTTTCCTCCCGATGCCGCTTTGGGCTGCGCTGTGGATGTACCCACCCTGGACGGTCCCGTGACGCTCCAAGTCCCTCCAGGGTCATCGAGTGGACGCTTGCTGCGGCTGCGGGGGCGTGGTCTACAGGTGGAAGATGAGCGGGGGGATCAACTTGTGGAGATCGTTGTCGTGATTCCCTCGGATCTGGGCGATGCGGAACGGGCCCTTTATCGCCGTCTCCAGGAACTGGCCAGTGAATCCGAGCAGGTTGGATGA